In Kordia antarctica, the following proteins share a genomic window:
- a CDS encoding VWA domain-containing protein, translating into MRSIIVFYSLLISFVTYSQPHAELIDSLTNGMTVNLEHGDRFDISVKKIKINGFNYIYGNIYALPAYILLPKKYPIVYKKIVFVLEKNNVTYVVNDLRDQFQGESGEYKMYLNVNTDQDIEISGSIFVLNKESHLNRNKYNKVAKGMLIRKSGSIFIDEDGMEWELQNQIANIYHNPAQNAKFLHKVKKGGEYETIRRIYLCEGEKKRILSSAGIIEVISVQSDTLRGCNIIDPSITKKGGTYNFGQTSLMSIFPQSEHSFFDIQPHGDIAWGNNYNILDTDYPCLENPCEKFDKDISYTLFLIDRSGSMAKRGISGKPKIQEAKEAAIHSLNSMQNNQEIVQEVGFLTFSGGCISDPTANQSLGFSSNIQFVQNSINTISNPNGGTPLKEAIDAATQRFQNYVTQKGSNSVAKLIVLSDGVSSCSKIRPSNVYAKGASYFSKNTFFKKQIIVRYYTIGFDIKPGSEAERDLQYLAERSGGKYLNAKNELELTRAFQRFFKQYTPKKTPISIDLSKKQYTRFNEGIESVNKENYREAKDVFKELSIVYTNDYNIIFNLALMYEANNYFIHAIEMFKKYLQLNPRAKDSKWVLQQIELLQNDYKIFIEYTKRVVNKDLEYLNIYFKKVQNGESLKLAEEFKGFIKEKVEYYKNLPEIFNIGNKHLVINCKEISRSLNKCSKIIRKNSTNWDKNAIPFLSQIYLNLKKLAENW; encoded by the coding sequence ATGAGATCGATAATCGTATTTTATAGTTTACTAATATCATTTGTTACATATAGTCAACCTCATGCAGAACTAATTGATTCTCTTACTAATGGCATGACTGTGAATTTAGAGCATGGAGATCGATTTGATATTAGTGTTAAAAAGATAAAAATAAATGGATTCAACTATATATACGGAAATATTTATGCTCTACCAGCATACATCTTACTTCCAAAAAAATATCCGATAGTTTACAAAAAGATAGTTTTTGTACTAGAAAAAAATAACGTTACTTATGTTGTAAACGATCTTCGTGATCAATTTCAAGGAGAAAGTGGAGAATACAAAATGTATCTCAATGTAAATACAGATCAAGACATAGAAATATCTGGTTCAATTTTCGTTCTCAATAAAGAATCTCACCTGAATAGGAATAAATATAATAAAGTTGCAAAAGGTATGCTTATTAGAAAATCGGGCAGCATATTTATTGACGAGGATGGGATGGAGTGGGAATTGCAAAATCAAATAGCTAATATTTATCATAATCCCGCGCAAAACGCTAAGTTCCTCCATAAAGTTAAGAAAGGGGGAGAATACGAAACAATAAGAAGAATATATCTATGCGAAGGTGAAAAAAAACGAATACTAAGCAGTGCGGGTATTATAGAAGTAATAAGTGTTCAGTCTGATACCTTACGAGGTTGTAATATTATTGATCCGAGTATAACCAAAAAAGGAGGCACTTATAATTTTGGCCAAACAAGCCTTATGAGTATATTTCCCCAATCTGAGCATAGTTTTTTTGATATACAACCCCATGGAGATATCGCATGGGGTAATAATTATAACATTCTAGATACGGATTATCCTTGTTTAGAAAACCCTTGCGAAAAATTTGATAAAGATATTTCTTATACTCTATTTCTAATAGACCGCTCTGGAAGTATGGCAAAAAGAGGAATAAGCGGAAAACCAAAAATACAAGAAGCAAAAGAAGCTGCCATTCATAGCTTAAATTCAATGCAAAATAATCAGGAAATTGTTCAAGAAGTGGGGTTTCTAACTTTTTCAGGAGGTTGTATTAGTGATCCAACAGCAAATCAATCACTAGGTTTTAGTAGTAACATACAATTTGTGCAAAACTCTATCAATACAATTTCTAATCCTAATGGAGGTACTCCCTTAAAAGAAGCCATTGATGCAGCCACGCAAAGATTTCAGAATTATGTAACACAAAAAGGAAGTAATAGCGTCGCTAAATTAATTGTATTGAGCGATGGAGTATCATCATGCAGTAAAATACGACCATCTAATGTATATGCAAAAGGTGCTTCATATTTTTCAAAAAACACATTTTTCAAAAAACAAATTATAGTTAGATATTATACTATTGGCTTTGATATTAAACCAGGATCTGAAGCTGAACGTGATTTACAATATTTAGCAGAAAGATCAGGAGGGAAATATCTAAATGCTAAAAATGAATTAGAATTAACAAGAGCATTTCAACGATTTTTTAAACAGTATACTCCAAAGAAAACACCAATATCAATAGATTTAAGTAAAAAACAATATACGAGATTTAATGAAGGAATTGAAAGTGTTAACAAGGAAAATTATAGAGAAGCAAAAGATGTTTTCAAAGAATTGTCAATTGTTTATACAAATGATTACAATATAATATTCAATTTAGCATTGATGTATGAGGCAAATAACTATTTTATCCATGCAATAGAGATGTTTAAAAAATATTTACAATTAAATCCAAGAGCAAAAGATTCTAAATGGGTTCTTCAGCAAATAGAGCTGCTACAAAATGATTACAAGATATTTATTGAGTATACGAAAAGGGTTGTGAATAAAGACTTAGAATATTTAAATATTTATTTTAAAAAAGTTCAAAATGGAGAAAGTTTAAAATTAGCAGAGGAATTTAAAGGATTTATAAAGGAAAAAGTTGAATATTATAAGAATTTACCAGAAATATTTAATATTGGGAATAAACACCTTGTAATAAATTGCAAAGAAATCTCAAGATCATTAAATAAATGTTCCAAAATTATCAGGAAAAATTCTACGAACTGGGATAAAAACGCAATTCCATTTTTATCACAGATTTATTTAAATCTAAAAAAATTAGCTGAAAATTGGTGA
- a CDS encoding M48 family metalloprotease, with protein MKNNILFNTFTKYSLLIMFLLICTLVHSQKKETLKDVIILEFSSPYETMIINVDNDKLSLLVNDKTKLVEGKRKSIKKEDVFIGSTVDITFYIENGERILTKMKIPKSEENDDNFDGVFEILEEDIAYIDGRKVSLSDNAKIKCKGSKQCNCSKGRSFLSFAEIPIGSFLSVTGEQKEDGIFEASKITVCQNIYTSNDKQLMQEVSKSFDASNLNRVTFIPKGSFNPSYGLHKGNIKIGEVNYKILDNIEIQGYINLVGNRILPQYAKEESYTEKHNILFRFYVIDNDIPNALAFPNGMIFINTGLLKLIENEAQLAAVLGHEISHVTYEHGADRYKVSKYSESKIVKKGISWLKKKVKKKANIDENSILGSISEQVLEYTTPKNIINIFDKKKEIQSDRVGLLYMYNAGYDVREAKKFWQIMVNKTKDEKFLNKVTTNALDLLESLDGNVDGDMLKNASNEGMNMLAKQILETIYTSHPLSVKRLGSIQQLLSRIYNDLDYEQYSIGKEEFDKYLGKLKGN; from the coding sequence ATGAAAAATAATATACTCTTTAACACTTTTACTAAATATAGCTTACTAATCATGTTTTTATTGATATGTACGCTGGTTCATAGTCAAAAAAAAGAAACGCTGAAAGATGTTATCATTTTGGAATTTTCTTCTCCTTATGAAACTATGATAATTAATGTAGATAATGATAAACTTAGTCTTTTAGTCAATGATAAAACTAAGTTGGTAGAAGGAAAAAGGAAATCTATAAAAAAAGAAGATGTTTTCATTGGAAGTACAGTGGATATAACATTTTACATAGAAAATGGAGAACGTATCTTAACTAAGATGAAAATTCCGAAAAGTGAAGAGAATGACGATAATTTTGATGGTGTATTTGAAATACTAGAAGAAGATATTGCGTATATAGATGGTAGAAAAGTCAGTTTGTCTGATAACGCTAAGATTAAGTGCAAAGGAAGTAAACAATGTAATTGTAGTAAAGGTAGAAGTTTCTTAAGTTTTGCAGAAATTCCAATTGGAAGCTTCTTAAGTGTTACTGGTGAACAAAAAGAGGATGGAATATTTGAAGCTTCAAAAATAACGGTATGTCAAAATATATATACAAGTAACGATAAACAATTGATGCAAGAAGTTTCTAAGAGCTTTGATGCATCTAATTTGAATCGTGTAACGTTCATCCCCAAAGGATCATTTAATCCTTCTTATGGACTTCACAAAGGTAATATCAAAATAGGAGAAGTAAATTATAAGATACTGGATAATATAGAAATTCAAGGATATATAAATCTAGTCGGAAATAGAATTCTTCCTCAATATGCTAAAGAAGAAAGCTATACTGAAAAACATAATATACTTTTTCGCTTTTATGTTATTGATAATGATATCCCAAATGCATTAGCTTTTCCTAACGGTATGATTTTCATTAACACAGGACTTTTAAAACTTATTGAAAATGAGGCGCAATTAGCAGCAGTATTAGGGCATGAAATTAGTCATGTGACTTATGAGCATGGAGCAGATAGGTACAAAGTGAGTAAGTATTCTGAAAGTAAAATTGTAAAAAAAGGAATCAGCTGGCTAAAAAAGAAGGTCAAGAAAAAAGCTAACATAGACGAGAATAGTATTTTGGGATCTATATCAGAGCAGGTATTAGAATATACAACACCTAAAAATATCATAAACATATTCGATAAAAAAAAGGAAATACAATCCGATAGAGTTGGTCTACTTTATATGTATAATGCAGGTTATGATGTGAGAGAGGCTAAAAAGTTTTGGCAAATTATGGTTAATAAGACTAAAGATGAAAAATTTCTTAATAAAGTGACAACTAACGCCTTGGATTTGCTAGAATCATTAGATGGGAATGTAGATGGAGACATGTTAAAAAATGCGAGTAATGAAGGAATGAATATGTTAGCAAAACAGATTTTAGAAACTATTTACACCTCACATCCGTTATCAGTAAAGCGCTTAGGTAGTATACAACAGCTTTTATCAAGAATATATAATGATTTGGATTATGAGCAATATAGTATAGGGAAAGAAGAGTTTGATAAGTATTTAGGAAAACTTAAAGGAAACTAA